Proteins encoded by one window of Cyclobacteriaceae bacterium:
- a CDS encoding metallophosphoesterase family protein, with the protein MKVGLLSDTHGFLDQSIFEHFKHCDEVWHAGDIGDEDLLHELEAFKPVRAVFGNIDNRTLQNNLPEDLWFTVEGLTIWMTHIGGAPPNYNPRVKKILTERIPDIFICGHSHILRIKRDPKFNNMLYLNPGASGNHGFHHIKTLVRFELKEKEIRNMEVIELGKRGAL; encoded by the coding sequence ATGAAAGTAGGACTGCTGTCGGATACACATGGGTTTCTGGATCAATCCATATTCGAACACTTCAAGCATTGTGATGAAGTGTGGCATGCTGGTGATATTGGCGATGAGGATTTACTTCATGAACTAGAAGCGTTCAAACCCGTACGTGCCGTGTTCGGCAACATTGATAACCGGACACTACAGAATAACTTACCGGAAGACTTATGGTTTACCGTTGAAGGGCTTACCATCTGGATGACGCATATTGGCGGAGCTCCACCCAACTACAATCCACGTGTGAAGAAGATTCTGACAGAACGCATTCCGGACATTTTCATCTGCGGGCACTCCCATATTCTCAGGATAAAGCGCGATCCGAAATTCAATAACATGCTCTACCTGAATCCAGGTGCCTCGGGTAACCATGGCTTTCATCACATCAAAACACTAGTTCGTTTTGAGTTGAAAGAAAAGGAAATTAGAAATATGGAAGTGATTGAACTGGGTAAGCGGGGAGCACTTTAG
- the dnaN gene encoding DNA polymerase III subunit beta, producing the protein MKFIVNSAYLLKQLSNINGVITTNPVVPILENFLFELDKGSLTVTASDLQTSMITELQVESKERGNIAVPARILLETLKNLPEQPVTFSIDESTYSVEIISDNGRYKLSGENATDFPKVPSVSNDFSAEISSEVLARAINNTIFATSNDELRPAMTGVYVNLGEKNATFVSTDGHRLVRYRRADIKSDNGNAIIIPRKALNLLKATLPGENTPVNIDFNLSNAFFKFGNIRMICRLIDERFPDYENVIPTQNPIKMTIGRSEILSALKRISIYANKTTHQVRLKITGSELQISAEDLDFSNEANERLSCEHEGEDIEIGFNAKFLIEMLTNLDADQIKLNMSAPNKAGVIFPSDQDKSEDILMLVMPVMLNQYV; encoded by the coding sequence ATGAAATTCATCGTCAACTCTGCTTACCTGCTCAAGCAGCTATCGAATATTAACGGAGTGATCACCACCAACCCGGTTGTGCCCATCCTGGAGAACTTCCTGTTTGAGTTGGATAAGGGAAGCCTTACGGTTACCGCTTCCGATTTGCAAACCTCGATGATCACCGAATTGCAGGTAGAGTCGAAAGAGCGGGGTAACATTGCTGTTCCGGCTCGTATCCTGCTGGAGACGCTGAAGAACCTGCCCGAACAGCCGGTTACATTTTCGATAGATGAGTCGACTTACAGCGTAGAAATTATTTCTGATAACGGCCGGTATAAACTTTCCGGTGAAAATGCCACCGACTTCCCGAAGGTGCCTTCCGTAAGCAATGATTTCTCAGCCGAAATTTCTTCGGAGGTGCTGGCCCGCGCCATCAACAATACCATTTTCGCTACCAGCAACGATGAACTGCGCCCGGCCATGACAGGTGTGTATGTGAACCTGGGCGAGAAAAACGCAACGTTCGTTTCAACGGATGGTCATCGGTTGGTACGTTACCGCAGAGCCGATATTAAATCCGATAATGGCAATGCCATCATCATTCCGCGTAAAGCGTTGAACTTGTTGAAAGCAACCTTGCCAGGTGAAAACACTCCGGTAAACATCGACTTTAACCTGTCCAATGCATTTTTCAAGTTTGGAAACATTCGCATGATCTGTCGCCTGATTGATGAGCGTTTCCCGGATTACGAGAACGTGATTCCAACGCAGAATCCAATCAAGATGACGATTGGTCGTTCAGAAATTTTGAGTGCATTGAAGCGTATTTCCATTTACGCCAACAAAACTACGCACCAGGTTCGGTTGAAGATTACCGGCAGTGAATTACAAATTTCTGCTGAAGATCTTGACTTCTCCAACGAAGCAAACGAACGCCTGTCGTGCGAACATGAAGGTGAGGATATTGAAATTGGTTTTAACGCCAAGTTTTTGATTGAGATGTTGACGAATTTGGATGCCGACCAGATAAAACTAAACATGTCAGCCCCGAACAAAGCCGGAGTAATTTTCCCTTCCGATCAGGATAAGAGCGAAGATATACTGATGCTGGTGATGCCGGTCATGTTAAATCAATACGTATAA
- the gldG gene encoding gliding motility-associated ABC transporter substrate-binding protein GldG yields the protein MVMKSKKTGDFLLLANGLVLVILLNLIAADNFFRIDLTEEKRYSIKPQTQELLRDLTDDIYVEVYLEGELNAEFRRLRNAIREVLDEFRIYSGNRVKISFVDPTTAMSQQARNEFIQDLASKGVQPTRVVEQKDGQTSEKLIFPGAVIAYGGAEVGVTLLKGNKARTPAEEINQSIEGLEYEFANAIYKLTNVDRKRIGFIHGHGELDSLFIASFNNALLDVYDVYKVNLQRKQALTDYDALIIAKPTQPFSEHDKYKLDQYIMNGGRALFLLDRLEASMDSASREDYFAFPYELRLDDLLFKYGIRINADLVQDRNAGLYPVVTGQQGSRAQMQLMDWPFFPLINRYADHSITRNLDAVMMKFASSLDTVKAIGIAKTPLAFTSEYSRCVNAPVPASINEIRRNVKPESFSSGNIPVAYLLEGKFTSLYKNRFLPEGISQESFRADGEETKLIVVSDGDIARNDVNPRTGNPQQLGLDPFTNYTFANEEFLMNAVAYLADENGLIKTRSKEVKIRPLDKEKIRVEKTKWQVINLVLPVVCLILYGILAAYLRRRKYSKA from the coding sequence ATGGTAATGAAAAGCAAAAAGACAGGCGATTTTCTTTTACTGGCCAATGGCTTGGTGTTGGTGATTTTACTTAATCTTATTGCTGCCGATAATTTTTTTCGGATTGATCTTACCGAAGAGAAGCGCTATTCCATAAAACCCCAAACACAGGAATTGTTACGTGATCTTACCGATGACATTTATGTGGAGGTTTACCTGGAAGGTGAGTTAAATGCTGAATTCAGAAGACTGCGTAATGCCATTCGTGAAGTGCTGGATGAGTTCAGAATATACTCTGGTAATCGGGTGAAGATATCCTTTGTAGATCCAACCACAGCCATGAGTCAGCAGGCACGCAATGAATTTATACAGGATCTGGCGTCAAAAGGTGTTCAGCCTACGCGTGTGGTAGAACAGAAAGACGGACAAACTTCTGAGAAACTCATTTTTCCGGGAGCTGTAATTGCTTATGGTGGAGCAGAGGTTGGCGTAACCTTGCTGAAGGGGAACAAAGCACGAACACCGGCAGAAGAAATCAATCAATCCATTGAAGGGCTTGAATATGAATTTGCTAATGCCATTTACAAACTCACCAATGTTGATCGTAAGCGAATTGGCTTCATTCATGGTCATGGCGAATTGGATAGTTTGTTTATCGCAAGTTTTAACAATGCATTGCTGGATGTTTATGATGTGTACAAGGTGAACCTGCAACGCAAGCAAGCGCTAACTGATTATGATGCCTTAATCATCGCAAAACCCACCCAACCTTTTTCAGAGCATGACAAGTACAAACTCGACCAGTACATAATGAATGGTGGCCGTGCGTTGTTTTTGCTTGACAGACTTGAGGCTTCCATGGACAGCGCTTCACGTGAGGATTATTTTGCGTTTCCTTACGAATTGCGCCTGGATGATCTACTCTTTAAATATGGTATCCGCATTAATGCCGATTTGGTTCAGGATCGCAACGCAGGATTATATCCGGTTGTTACCGGCCAGCAAGGATCAAGGGCGCAAATGCAACTGATGGACTGGCCATTTTTTCCGTTGATTAACCGGTATGCTGATCATTCCATCACCCGCAACCTCGATGCCGTGATGATGAAATTTGCCAGCAGCCTGGATACCGTTAAAGCAATTGGTATTGCTAAAACACCATTGGCTTTTACATCGGAGTATTCGAGGTGTGTAAACGCACCGGTGCCGGCAAGCATCAATGAAATCAGAAGGAATGTAAAACCGGAATCTTTTTCGTCTGGAAATATTCCGGTTGCTTATTTGCTGGAGGGAAAGTTTACATCCTTGTACAAAAATCGGTTTTTGCCTGAAGGGATTAGCCAGGAAAGCTTCAGGGCAGATGGGGAGGAAACAAAACTAATTGTGGTTTCGGATGGAGACATTGCCCGAAACGATGTAAATCCCCGCACCGGCAATCCGCAGCAACTTGGATTGGATCCGTTTACCAATTACACATTTGCCAACGAAGAATTTTTAATGAATGCGGTAGCCTATTTGGCTGATGAGAATGGCTTAATAAAGACCCGTTCAAAAGAAGTAAAAATCCGACCGCTTGATAAAGAGAAAATTCGGGTGGAGAAAACGAAGTGGCAGGTAATTAATCTGGTTTTGCCGGTAGTGTGTTTGATTTTGTACGGAATACTTGCGGCATACCTGAGAAGAAGAAAATACAGTAAGGCATGA
- the gldF gene encoding gliding motility-associated ABC transporter permease subunit GldF has protein sequence MISILSREFNGFLNSLIAYMVIGVFLTAIGLLMWVFPETSVLEYGYADMDTLFSLAPYVYIFLIPAITMKSFAEEKRGGTMELLLTRPLSDWDIILGKYFASFLLVVFSILPTLVYYFSIRALGDPVGNVDTSGVIGSYIGLILLGGVFCSVGIFASSITPNQIVAFIVAAFLSFLLFSGFDSLSALNTWSSWVLVIKQFGILYHYESLGKGLIDSRDLIYFFSVAFMFLLLTKTVIGSRSW, from the coding sequence ATGATCAGTATATTATCGCGCGAGTTTAACGGATTTCTGAATTCACTGATTGCCTACATGGTAATTGGTGTGTTCCTCACAGCCATCGGGTTGTTGATGTGGGTATTTCCGGAAACTTCCGTGCTGGAGTATGGCTATGCCGATATGGATACGTTGTTTTCGCTTGCACCATACGTGTACATTTTTTTGATTCCGGCCATCACCATGAAAAGTTTTGCAGAAGAAAAGCGTGGTGGAACGATGGAATTACTGCTCACGCGGCCGCTTTCTGATTGGGATATTATTCTGGGAAAATATTTTGCTTCTTTCTTATTGGTTGTATTCTCCATCCTGCCAACGCTGGTGTATTATTTTTCTATTCGCGCACTGGGCGATCCGGTGGGCAATGTAGATACTTCCGGTGTGATCGGTTCATACATTGGGTTGATTTTGCTCGGTGGAGTATTTTGCTCGGTGGGAATTTTTGCTTCCTCCATTACACCCAATCAAATCGTTGCCTTTATCGTGGCTGCGTTTTTAAGCTTCCTGCTGTTTTCCGGGTTTGATTCCCTCTCGGCACTAAATACCTGGTCTTCCTGGGTGTTGGTGATCAAGCAGTTCGGTATTTTATATCATTACGAATCCCTTGGCAAAGGCCTGATCGATAGCCGTGATTTGATTTATTTCTTCAGCGTGGCTTTCATGTTTTTGTTGCTCACCAAAACGGTAATCGGTTCGCGGTCATGGTAA
- the gldA gene encoding gliding motility-associated ABC transporter ATP-binding subunit GldA, translated as MSLTVQHLTRFYGQQRAVDNVSFSIKEGEIVGFLGPNGAGKSTTMKIATTYLPPSEGTVCVGEWDVQQNPMQVKRIIGYLPEHNPLYRDMYVHEYLRFIGSLYGLRGQTLKQRVNTMVEQCGLTQEQHKKIDMLSKGYRQRVGLAQALIHDPQVLILDEPTTGLDPNQLVEIRRLIKEVSKNKTVVFSTHIMQEVQALCDRVIVINKGRVVADDLLQNLVRGGADSIIIQVEFDRTVPVDDLRALTGVASVDVISDTTFRIIAEQAKDVRPEIFKYASEKSVSLIGLKQEENSLEHVFRLLTLPDTET; from the coding sequence ATGTCGTTAACCGTTCAACACCTTACCCGATTTTACGGACAGCAGCGCGCTGTGGATAACGTATCGTTCTCCATCAAGGAGGGGGAGATTGTAGGTTTTCTCGGACCTAATGGTGCAGGTAAATCCACGACCATGAAAATTGCCACTACATACTTGCCTCCCTCGGAAGGTACGGTATGTGTAGGTGAGTGGGATGTTCAGCAAAATCCTATGCAGGTGAAACGCATCATCGGGTATTTGCCTGAGCACAACCCATTATACCGCGACATGTATGTGCACGAGTACCTGCGCTTTATTGGCAGTTTATATGGATTGCGGGGGCAGACGTTGAAGCAACGTGTGAATACCATGGTGGAGCAATGCGGCCTCACGCAGGAGCAACACAAAAAAATTGACATGCTCTCGAAAGGCTATCGTCAACGTGTTGGTCTGGCACAAGCGCTCATTCATGATCCACAGGTGTTGATTCTGGATGAACCCACAACCGGACTTGATCCGAATCAGTTGGTGGAGATCAGAAGACTCATCAAAGAAGTGAGCAAAAACAAAACGGTTGTTTTCTCCACGCACATCATGCAGGAAGTGCAAGCCCTGTGCGATCGGGTGATCGTGATCAATAAGGGTAGGGTAGTGGCTGATGATTTATTACAGAACCTGGTGCGCGGTGGCGCAGATTCCATAATAATTCAGGTTGAATTCGATCGGACTGTGCCGGTTGATGACTTGCGTGCCTTAACAGGTGTGGCAAGTGTTGATGTGATTAGTGATACCACCTTTCGGATTATAGCTGAGCAAGCCAAAGATGTGCGTCCAGAAATTTTTAAATATGCTTCCGAGAAATCGGTTTCGTTAATCGGACTCAAGCAGGAAGAAAATTCCCTTGAGCATGTTTTCAGACTGTTAACTTTACCTGACACGGAAACATGA
- a CDS encoding thioredoxin-like domain-containing protein — protein MRIQISTLLIILCTSIIGLAQQKPGYELNFKINGLKDTTVYLGYYYAESTYVRDTARVNAAGQFKFKKAQALPQGIYFVVLDKTRLFDLVVGNNQHFTLETSTEDYVKNMVVKNDDDNRLFFENLRFNMERGKEADPFIKILQDSTIKDENQKKAARESFGKVNDKVMAYQNELIKAHPKTMTARLLKSTKRIDIPEPPKRADGSIDSTFQLRYYREHFFDYFDLGDDALIRLPQPIYSQKVNEYLDKLFPPQADSVKKAIEPMIAKAKQNQETYKYLVWTLMLKYQTPEYMGLDEIFVHLNDKYFASGEMNFWANDKLKKNLKDHADNLRKSLIGKTAPNLIMQDASLQPKELYKIKNKFTIVYFFDPDCGHCKTETPKLVDFYTKNKTRFDVEVYAVSADTSMQKMKEYIKTMNMKWITVNGPRSYVGSYHDLYDAMTTPTLFILDEKKKIIAKKIPADRLENFFTNYERFQKQQQAGKSSP, from the coding sequence ATGCGCATACAGATTAGTACACTCCTTATAATACTATGTACATCGATTATTGGTCTGGCCCAGCAAAAGCCGGGTTATGAACTGAACTTCAAGATTAACGGACTGAAAGATACAACGGTATACCTGGGGTATTATTACGCAGAAAGTACCTATGTGCGCGATACAGCCCGGGTTAATGCTGCCGGACAATTCAAATTTAAAAAGGCCCAGGCGCTACCTCAGGGGATTTATTTTGTGGTGTTGGATAAAACACGCCTTTTTGATCTGGTGGTAGGAAACAACCAGCACTTTACACTTGAAACATCAACTGAGGACTATGTGAAAAATATGGTGGTGAAAAATGATGACGACAACCGCCTGTTTTTTGAAAACCTGCGTTTCAACATGGAACGTGGCAAAGAAGCCGATCCGTTTATCAAGATTCTTCAGGACAGCACAATAAAAGATGAGAACCAGAAAAAAGCTGCGCGCGAATCATTCGGTAAAGTAAACGACAAGGTGATGGCCTATCAAAACGAACTGATCAAGGCACACCCAAAAACCATGACCGCCCGCTTATTGAAGAGTACCAAACGCATTGATATACCCGAGCCGCCAAAACGCGCAGACGGATCAATCGATTCAACCTTTCAACTCCGGTATTATCGCGAACATTTTTTTGATTACTTCGACCTGGGTGATGATGCGTTGATTCGTTTGCCGCAGCCCATCTACAGTCAAAAAGTAAACGAATATCTCGACAAGCTTTTTCCGCCACAGGCTGACTCGGTGAAAAAAGCCATTGAACCCATGATTGCCAAGGCGAAGCAAAATCAGGAAACCTACAAATACCTGGTGTGGACCTTAATGTTGAAATACCAAACACCTGAGTATATGGGGTTGGATGAAATCTTCGTGCACCTGAACGACAAATATTTCGCATCGGGTGAGATGAATTTTTGGGCTAATGACAAGTTGAAGAAAAACCTGAAAGACCATGCCGATAACCTGCGGAAAAGTCTGATTGGCAAAACTGCACCGAACCTGATCATGCAGGATGCTTCGCTTCAACCCAAAGAGTTGTACAAAATCAAAAACAAATTCACCATTGTTTATTTCTTTGATCCGGATTGTGGACACTGTAAAACAGAAACCCCAAAATTGGTTGACTTCTATACCAAAAACAAAACGCGCTTTGATGTAGAGGTGTATGCCGTAAGTGCAGATACTTCCATGCAAAAAATGAAGGAGTACATCAAAACCATGAACATGAAATGGATTACGGTGAACGGTCCGCGCTCGTATGTTGGTTCATACCACGATTTGTACGATGCCATGACTACGCCCACATTGTTCATATTGGATGAAAAGAAGAAAATCATCGCCAAGAAGATTCCTGCTGACCGGCTGGAGAACTTTTTCACCAATTATGAACGCTTCCAGAAGCAGCAGCAAGCGGGCAAATCATCACCGTAA
- a CDS encoding polyprenyl synthetase family protein: protein MALKLEDIKAPIVREMDEFEQKFRDSMKTRVMLLDRIMNYIVKRKGKQMRPMFVFLSAGTCGLINDSTYRGAALIELLHTATLVHDDVVDDANYRRGFFSINALWKNKVAVLVGDFLLSKGLLLSVENKDYHLLNIVSNAVREMSEGELMQMEKARRLDITEDVYYQIIRQKTASLIASCCSVGASSVGATEDAVQTMRLFGEKIGMAFQIKDDLFDYGEAEIGKPLGIDIKEKKMTLPLIYALSKAGWLEKRRIISIVRNESEKPKKVNEVIAFVKKSGGIEYANAVMEKYHQEALQLLNIFPESDYKKSLIQLVQFTIERSK from the coding sequence ATGGCGCTAAAGCTGGAGGATATCAAGGCACCGATCGTCCGTGAAATGGACGAATTCGAGCAGAAGTTCCGGGATTCGATGAAAACCCGGGTCATGCTGCTTGACCGCATCATGAATTACATTGTGAAGCGGAAGGGAAAGCAGATGCGCCCCATGTTTGTTTTTCTTAGTGCCGGAACGTGCGGATTGATTAATGACTCCACTTACCGCGGTGCCGCCTTGATTGAATTGCTGCACACCGCCACACTGGTTCACGATGATGTGGTGGATGATGCCAATTACAGACGCGGTTTTTTTTCCATTAATGCTTTATGGAAAAACAAGGTTGCTGTATTGGTGGGCGATTTCCTGCTCTCAAAAGGGTTGCTGCTTTCAGTGGAAAACAAAGATTATCACCTCCTGAATATTGTATCGAATGCGGTTCGTGAAATGAGCGAAGGCGAGTTGATGCAAATGGAAAAAGCCAGGCGATTGGATATTACAGAAGATGTGTATTATCAGATCATCCGGCAAAAAACGGCATCATTGATTGCTTCATGCTGCTCAGTAGGTGCCAGTTCGGTTGGTGCCACTGAAGATGCCGTGCAAACGATGCGCCTGTTTGGTGAAAAGATTGGTATGGCTTTTCAGATTAAGGACGATTTATTCGATTATGGTGAAGCTGAAATCGGAAAACCGTTGGGTATTGATATAAAAGAAAAGAAGATGACGCTTCCGCTGATTTATGCGTTATCAAAAGCAGGGTGGCTGGAAAAACGAAGAATCATTAGCATTGTTCGGAATGAAAGTGAAAAGCCAAAGAAAGTAAATGAAGTGATTGCGTTTGTGAAAAAATCCGGTGGCATTGAATATGCCAATGCAGTTATGGAGAAGTATCACCAGGAAGCATTGCAACTTCTTAACATCTTTCCGGAATCCGACTATAAGAAATCATTGATTCAGTTGGTACAATTTACAATTGAACGAAGCAAATAA
- the corA gene encoding magnesium/cobalt transporter CorA, with translation MSHTPGEVRSTSSSVILELISYSHDYYEKTDGLTLDELLKKINVERVNWVNVDGLFDTTVTDKLQAHFNLHALLIDDVLNDQRPKAEEYDDCLYFTLKMLYSINGENIEYEQISFVLGNHYLISFQEKEGDLFDFFRERIRLDQGRVRKKKADYLLYRLIDIIVDNYYNILDAIGNQIEEIEDNLSENESEHTFQRIQKLKKELIFLRKAVYPLRDALSKLIKDKSDFIEEENLRYFADVYDHIVHLLDSLDTYKDLTSSLMDIHINTQNNQLNKVIKVLTIISTIFIPLTFIVGVYGMNFKHFPELEWTYGYPFIWGVMLVLAIGMLVYFRFKKWF, from the coding sequence ATGTCGCACACACCGGGAGAAGTTCGTAGCACATCGTCATCCGTAATCCTGGAGCTAATCAGCTATAGTCATGATTACTACGAAAAAACCGATGGACTTACCCTGGATGAGCTACTCAAAAAAATCAATGTTGAGCGGGTTAACTGGGTTAATGTTGATGGGCTGTTTGATACAACCGTTACCGATAAACTGCAAGCACACTTTAACCTGCATGCGTTACTGATTGATGACGTATTGAACGATCAACGACCCAAAGCAGAGGAATACGATGATTGCCTTTACTTCACCTTAAAAATGCTGTATAGTATCAACGGTGAAAATATTGAATATGAGCAAATCAGTTTCGTACTGGGTAATCATTACCTGATTTCGTTCCAGGAAAAGGAAGGTGATTTGTTCGATTTTTTCAGGGAACGTATCCGACTTGACCAGGGACGTGTACGAAAAAAGAAAGCCGACTACCTGTTGTACCGGCTTATTGATATCATTGTTGACAATTACTACAACATACTCGATGCCATCGGAAATCAAATCGAAGAAATCGAAGATAACCTGAGTGAAAACGAATCGGAACACACGTTTCAGCGTATTCAAAAACTAAAGAAAGAGCTAATTTTTTTACGGAAAGCTGTTTACCCATTGCGCGATGCACTCTCAAAACTGATTAAAGATAAAAGTGACTTTATTGAAGAGGAGAATCTCCGGTATTTCGCTGATGTTTACGATCATATTGTACACTTACTGGATTCACTTGATACCTATAAGGATCTCACCTCAAGCCTGATGGACATTCACATCAATACGCAGAACAACCAACTGAACAAGGTTATTAAAGTGCTCACCATCATTTCCACCATTTTCATTCCGCTCACCTTCATTGTTGGGGTATATGGCATGAATTTCAAGCACTTTCCGGAACTGGAATGGACCTACGGTTATCCGTTCATATGGGGGGTCATGCTCGTGCTGGCCATTGGCATGTTGGTCTATTTCCGGTTTAAGAAATGGTTTTAA
- a CDS encoding calcium/sodium antiporter, with protein MFLNILLLIIGFAVLIKGADFMVAGASSLARRFNVSTLVIGLTVVAFGTSAPEMTVNIINSAAGRNEAIFGNIIGSNLFNLLFILGVTGLIYPLVVQKSSVKYEVPFSLSGILIVWLLVNDQVVRGESNNFLSRMDALILFTGFLIFLVYIYRSLKTKTDDTEGESIKQYKTGISVIMVIGGIAMLIGGGYLVTENAVGIAQRFGLSEKLIGLTILAVGTSLPELATTVVAALKRQTDIAIGNVVGSNIFNVFLILAINGIISPIEYPAHQHETHLEHAVLNTDLYVLGIGTLALLLAMFTLNRNKVDRWEAFIFLLMYIGYTYYLIIRN; from the coding sequence ATGTTCCTGAACATTCTTCTGCTCATTATAGGTTTTGCTGTTCTCATCAAAGGTGCTGACTTTATGGTGGCAGGAGCATCATCACTGGCCAGGCGGTTTAATGTCTCTACGTTGGTTATTGGATTAACGGTTGTTGCATTCGGCACTTCTGCCCCTGAAATGACGGTGAACATCATCAACTCAGCAGCCGGAAGAAACGAAGCCATTTTCGGGAACATCATTGGCAGTAATCTATTTAACCTGTTATTCATCTTGGGCGTAACCGGATTGATTTATCCATTGGTTGTTCAAAAATCATCTGTGAAATATGAAGTACCTTTTTCACTATCGGGTATTCTCATTGTGTGGTTGTTGGTGAACGACCAGGTGGTTCGGGGTGAATCCAATAATTTTTTGAGTCGCATGGATGCCCTTATTCTCTTCACAGGTTTCCTGATTTTTCTGGTGTACATCTACCGCTCGCTAAAAACCAAAACAGACGATACCGAGGGAGAATCCATAAAACAATACAAAACCGGTATTTCAGTGATTATGGTAATTGGGGGCATTGCGATGCTGATCGGTGGCGGATACCTGGTTACTGAAAATGCGGTAGGTATTGCCCAGCGTTTTGGTTTGAGTGAAAAATTAATTGGCCTTACCATTTTGGCTGTAGGCACATCGCTACCGGAATTAGCAACAACCGTTGTGGCCGCATTAAAACGTCAAACCGACATTGCTATTGGTAATGTGGTGGGATCGAACATTTTTAACGTTTTCCTGATTTTAGCCATCAACGGCATTATCAGCCCCATTGAATACCCGGCCCATCAGCATGAAACACACCTGGAACATGCCGTACTGAACACTGACTTGTATGTGCTGGGCATTGGCACATTGGCCCTGTTACTGGCCATGTTTACCCTTAACCGCAATAAGGTAGACCGCTGGGAAGCCTTTATTTTTCTACTGATGTACATCGGATATACCTATTACCTGATCATCCGAAATTAA
- a CDS encoding calcium/sodium antiporter, whose amino-acid sequence MGLAILLLLTGFVILIKGADFLVDGASSIAKKFNVSNLAIGLTVVAFGTSMPEMVVNVISGMSGKSDAAFGNVIGSNNFNLLLILGLSGMIYPLVVQRKTVSYEVPMSLFAALVLYMLVNDFRLWGSEPNVLSRLDAFILIGFFCLFLFYIYRTMKQASDYEETTEIKIYSNWKSTGLFVLGLVMLVGGGKLVVDNAVLMAQHFGLSEKLIGLTILAAGTSLPELATSAVAAYRKNTDIAIGNVVGSNIFNIFLILGVTGLINPINFNTALNFDIYVLSAATVVLMIFMFTLNTRKLDRWEAVILFIGYIVYTVYLIGLEG is encoded by the coding sequence ATGGGTCTGGCTATACTTCTGCTCCTTACAGGTTTCGTTATTTTAATAAAGGGCGCAGATTTTCTTGTGGATGGCGCCTCCTCCATTGCCAAAAAATTTAATGTATCCAACCTGGCCATTGGCCTTACGGTTGTGGCTTTTGGCACTTCCATGCCGGAAATGGTCGTGAATGTTATTTCAGGAATGAGCGGAAAAAGTGATGCCGCTTTTGGTAATGTAATCGGTAGTAACAACTTCAATTTATTATTGATTCTTGGTCTCTCCGGAATGATCTACCCCCTGGTTGTTCAGCGGAAAACCGTTTCATACGAAGTGCCCATGTCCCTCTTTGCTGCGCTTGTGCTCTACATGTTGGTAAACGATTTCCGGTTGTGGGGCAGCGAACCAAATGTACTTAGCCGACTGGATGCCTTTATTTTGATTGGCTTCTTCTGCCTCTTTCTATTCTACATCTATCGCACCATGAAGCAGGCCAGTGATTATGAGGAGACTACGGAAATTAAAATTTATAGCAATTGGAAATCGACCGGCCTTTTTGTATTGGGATTGGTGATGTTAGTCGGTGGCGGAAAACTTGTAGTAGACAATGCCGTATTGATGGCCCAACATTTCGGATTGAGTGAGAAGTTAATCGGGCTTACCATTTTGGCTGCAGGCACATCACTGCCTGAACTGGCCACCTCGGCAGTTGCAGCTTATCGTAAAAACACCGACATCGCCATTGGCAATGTGGTGGGATCAAACATTTTCAACATCTTCTTGATATTGGGTGTTACCGGATTGATCAATCCAATCAATTTTAATACTGCACTAAACTTTGATATTTACGTGCTCTCTGCTGCCACCGTTGTGCTGATGATTTTTATGTTCACGCTGAATACGCGCAAGCTTGACCGGTGGGAGGCCGTGATCTTGTTTATTGGGTATATTGTTTATACGGTTTACCTGATTGGATTGGAAGGTTGA